A single genomic interval of Aphidius gifuensis isolate YNYX2018 linkage group LG6, ASM1490517v1, whole genome shotgun sequence harbors:
- the LOC122859654 gene encoding uncharacterized protein LOC122859654: MTWKRPSGPVHIWKKINIHDTNNVERKFTIQEISSDQYEEVVNHMSNIYTRYEPMTSCYNLAEDEKSLKDFQDIWNVMLQQGISIAAYETIDESKTSILAGFQGESSKILFDFQNKCYEKLDPHELYGVDEYLGAFGLSVDLNYRQLGLGKILLETRDDICREYNIKYTSTFFTSSFAQKAATHAGFTVKLDQKFDNAIDKNGKKLFPKLSVYDLLRKLNAYKKLHAYKST; this comes from the exons atgactTGGAAACGTCCATCTGGTCCAGTTCacatatggaaaaaaattaacattcaTGACACAAATAATGTTGAACGTAAATTTACAATTCAAGAAATTTCAAGTGATCAATATGAAGAAGTTGTCAATCACATGTCTAATATTTACACTCGATATGAACCCATGACATCTTGCTAca ATTTAGCTGAagatgaaaaatcattaaaagatTTTCAAGACATTTGGAATGTGATGTTACAACAGGGAATTTCAATTGCAGCTTATGAAAcaattgatgaatcaaaaaCATCAATTTTAGCTGGT TTTCAAGGTGAAagctcaaaaatattatttgactttcaaaataaatgttatgAAAAATTAGATCCCCATGAATTGTATGGTGTTGATGAATATCTTGGTGCATTTGGGTTGAGTGTAGATCTAAATTATCGACAACTTGGTCTTGGAAAAATTCTACTTGAAACAAG agATGATATTTGTCGTGAgtacaatattaaatacacaTCAACATTTTTTACAAGTTCATTTGCTCAAAAAGCAGCAACACATGCTGGATTTACAGTAAAACTTGATCAAAAATTCGACAAtgctattgataaaaatggtaaaaaattatttccaaaaTTATCAG TCTATGATTTATTGAGAAAATTGAAtgcttataaaaaattacatgctTATAAAAGTACTTAA